From Xyrauchen texanus isolate HMW12.3.18 chromosome 36, RBS_HiC_50CHRs, whole genome shotgun sequence, one genomic window encodes:
- the LOC127630066 gene encoding claudin-4-like, whose protein sequence is MVSQGLQMMGIITGMLGWLGVIVVCALPQWKVSAFIGANIVTAQIIWEGMWMNCVVQSTGQMQCKVYDSMLALTSDLQAGRAMIIISILTGLFGIIVSVAGGKCTNCIEDSGSKAKACIVAGILFIVSGLLCLIPVSWSANTTIQNFYNPLMVEAQRRELGAALYVGWGSAGLLLLAGGILCWNCPPKHERIYNPKFSAVRSSSTQREFV, encoded by the coding sequence ATGGTTTCCCAAGGACTCCAGATGATGGGCATAATCACAGGCATGTTGGGTTGGCTGGGGGTCATCGTCGTTTGTGCCTTGCCCCAGTGGAAGGTGTCGGCATTCATCGGAGCCAATATAGTCACAGCACAGATCATCTGGGAGGGCATGTGGATGAACTGTGTGGTACAGAGCACTGGGCAAATGCAGTGTAAAGTGTACGACTCCATGCTGGCACTCACCTCTGACCTTCAGGCAGGCCGGGCCATGATCATCATCTCCATTTTGACTGGACTCTTTGGAATCATCGTTTCTGTGGCTGGAGGGAAGTGCACCAACTGTATCGAGGACTCAGGATCCAAAGCAAAGGCATGCATCGTTGCAGGCATTCTCTTCATTGTCTCTGGACTCCTTTGTTTGATCCCAGTGTCATGGTCGGCGAACACGACCATACAGAACTTCTATAATCCGTTAATGGTGGAAGCTCAGCGGAGGGAGTTGGGTGCAGCACTGTATGTCGGCTGGGGATCTGCTGGGCTGCTATTACTGGCTGGAGGAATACTCTGTTGGAACTGCCCACCAAAGCACGAACGCATCTATAACCCCAAGTTCTCTGCAGTGAGGTCCAGTTCTACACAGAGAGAATTTGTCTGA